One Euphorbia lathyris chromosome 1, ddEupLath1.1, whole genome shotgun sequence DNA segment encodes these proteins:
- the LOC136210521 gene encoding putative glucuronosyltransferase PGSIP8: MASTETKMNPWAWFLRFSLLLFLAVYKTTAFGEIATPPPQKHRNAYATMMYMGTPRDYEFYIAIRVMIRSLAKLQVDADLVVIASVDVPQRWVHALEQEDGAKVVRVENVNNPYKNQPHFDRRFRLTLNKLYAWNLVDYDRVVMLDADNLFLRKSDELFQCGDFCAVFINPCVFHTGLFVLQPSKVVFKDMLHQLEVGKDNPDGADQGFIGGYFPDLLDKPMFHPPANGTKLAGSYRLPLGYQMDATYFYLRLRWNVPCGPNSVITFPGAPWLKPWYWWSYPVLPLGLQWHEQRRQNLGYAAEMPMVFIQSIIYIGIIAITRLARPSISKLCYRQTENNISLVQGGLKLVAIWSILGAYILPFFIIPCTVYPIVGWALYLLGAFALCSIAINAFMLPMLHVLTPWMGIFGVLLVMACPWYPDGVVRALSVFLYAFFCSPFVWTSIVKVMSCLQVSLERELFFPRLGESSPPSGFNKLY, translated from the exons ATGGCGTCGACGGAGACGAAGATGAACCCTTGGGCTTGGTTCTTGAGGTTTTCGTTACTACTGTTTCTCGCCGTCTACAAAACGACTGCGTTTGGGGAAATCGCAACGCCGCCGCCGCAGAAGCACAGAAACGCCTATGCGACGATGATGTACATGGGAACGCCGAGAGACTATGAGTTTTATATTGCTATACGTGTCATGATCAGATCGCTTGCTAAGCTTCAAGTGGACGCTGATCTCGTCGTCATTGCCTCCGTCGACGTTCCACAACGTTGGGTTCATGCTCT GGAGCAAGAAGATGGTGCAAAGGTAGTAAGAGTGGAAAATGTGAATAATCCATACAAGAATCAACCCCATTTCGATAGGAGATTTAGGTTGACATTGAACAAACTCTATGCTTGGAACCTTGTTGATTATGACAGAGTGGTTATGCTTGATGCTGATAACCTCTTCCTTCGAAAATCCGATGAGTTGTTTCAATGTGGAGACTTCTGTGCAGTCTTTATTAACCCTTGCGTCTTCCATACGGGTCTCTTCGTTTTACAG CCATCAAAAGTGGTGTTCAAAGATATGCTTCATCAATTGGAAGTAGGAAAAGATAATCCAGATGGTGCAGACCAGGGTTTTATTGGTGGATACTTTCCTGATTTGCTTGACAAGCCTATGTTTCATCCTCCTGCAAATGGGACTAAACTTGCAGGATCTTACAGGCTTCCTTTAGGATACCAAATGGATGCTACTTATTTTT ATCTCAGGTTGAGATGGAACGTACCGTGTGGGCCGAATAGTGTGATTACATTCCCTGGTGCACCATGGCTGAAACCATGGTACTGGTGGTCATATCCTGTTCTACCTCTAGGCCTTCAATGGCACGAGCAACGTCGTCAAAATCTCGG ATATGCAGCAGAGATGCCAATGGTATTCATTCAGTCCATAATATACATCGGTATAATCGCAATCACACGTCTCGCTAGGCCGAGCATCTCCAAGCTTTGCTACAGACAAACAGAAAACAACATTTCCTTAGTACAAGGTGGTCTGAAATTGGTAGCAATATGGTCAATCCTAGGAGCCTATATACTTCCCTTCTTCATCATACCATGTACAGTGTACCCAATAGTGGGGTGGGCATTATACTTGCTTGGTGCTTTCGCTCTCTGCTCGATAGCAATCAACGCGTTTATGTTGCCAATGTTACATGTTTTGACTCCATGGATGGGAATATTTGGTGTTCTTCTTGTAATGGCATGCCCATGGTATCCAGATGGAGTTGTTCGAGCATTGTCGGTTTTCCTCTACGCCTTCTTCTGTTCTCCGTTTGTGTGGACTTCGATAGTTAAGGTTATGAGTTGCCTACAAGTTTCACTTGAAAGGGAACTTTTCTTCCCTAGATTAGGAGAGTCTTCACCTCCTTCTGGATTCAATAAGTTGTACTAA